Proteins from one Salinispora arenicola genomic window:
- a CDS encoding uracil-DNA glycosylase: protein MPSLAVLDEAIAECFACPRLVGWREEVARTRRAAFREQEYWGRPVPGFGDRTARIAVLGLAPAAHGGNRTGRVFTGDRSGDVLFAALHRAGLANQPTSVAAADGLTLWGTRVLAAVRCAPPGNKPTPGERDTCAPWLHREVALLRPSLRVVVTLGAFAWTAWWPTLRQVYGVTPPSPRPAFTHGAHWSGTAVPDLLGCYHVSQQNTFTGRLTPGMLDDVFTRAKRIAGME, encoded by the coding sequence GTGCCCAGCCTCGCCGTACTCGATGAAGCGATAGCCGAGTGCTTCGCCTGCCCCCGTCTCGTCGGGTGGCGGGAAGAGGTGGCCCGTACCCGACGTGCCGCCTTCCGTGAGCAGGAGTACTGGGGTCGCCCGGTGCCGGGGTTCGGTGATCGGACGGCGCGCATCGCCGTCCTCGGGCTCGCGCCCGCCGCGCACGGCGGCAACCGTACCGGCCGGGTCTTCACCGGCGACCGCTCCGGTGATGTGCTCTTCGCAGCCCTGCACCGGGCTGGGTTGGCCAACCAGCCGACCAGTGTCGCCGCCGCCGACGGTCTGACCCTGTGGGGCACCCGGGTCCTGGCGGCAGTGCGCTGCGCACCGCCGGGCAACAAGCCCACGCCGGGCGAGCGCGACACCTGCGCGCCGTGGCTGCATCGTGAGGTCGCGCTGCTCCGGCCGAGCCTGCGGGTCGTCGTCACCCTGGGTGCCTTCGCCTGGACCGCCTGGTGGCCGACCCTGCGGCAGGTGTACGGGGTGACCCCGCCCAGCCCGCGACCAGCGTTCACCCATGGGGCACACTGGTCCGGCACAGCCGTACCGGATCTGCTCGGCTGCTACCACGTCAGCCAGCAGAACACCTTCACCGGGCGGCTGACACCAGGGATGCTGGACGACGTGTTTACCCGGGCGAAGCGGATTGCCGGGATGGAGTAG